One genomic region from Conexibacter woesei DSM 14684 encodes:
- a CDS encoding M20/M25/M40 family metallo-hydrolase produces MSAAAAYVAREADRFVEEWRALCRIPSVSGAREPIEQAAAWIERRLEPLFDEVRGIEIPGHGPLVVAELRGTGSGRLLLYTHYDVQPPGDPAAWTSPPFSAEVRDGAMYARGACDDKADVTARIQALEAWLATLDGRRPPFTIVFLSDPAEEIGSPGLAEALAANASSLRGDACLWESFLRDDDGRPGIGFGCRGNLEVRLDLRLLKADQHTAFASIVRSAPLELMRAVASMTDGDGRVTIDGFHDGVRAATPEQAAAAARIPLPTAAVTREDTDARPYWRAEEAELRRRLVFEPSLSVSQFVVGADGVGSVPAAASVTLRFSLVPDQQPDRALDAIETHLAAHGFGDVEVVGGRRILPAASPLDTPFAHATIEAARDVFGEPVVYPVLIGAGPGRMVLDELGAPVVSPAGTLRPDGNMHGPDEHGAIADYLDHVRFTARLFERLAERGF; encoded by the coding sequence ATGAGCGCAGCCGCGGCGTACGTCGCACGCGAGGCGGACCGCTTCGTCGAGGAGTGGCGCGCGCTCTGCCGGATCCCGTCCGTCTCCGGCGCGCGCGAGCCGATCGAGCAGGCCGCCGCCTGGATCGAGCGCCGCCTGGAGCCGCTGTTCGACGAGGTGCGCGGGATCGAGATCCCCGGCCACGGCCCGCTCGTCGTCGCTGAGCTGCGCGGCACCGGCAGCGGGCGGCTGCTGCTCTACACCCACTACGACGTGCAGCCGCCCGGCGACCCCGCGGCGTGGACCTCGCCGCCGTTCTCGGCCGAGGTCCGCGACGGCGCGATGTACGCGCGCGGCGCGTGCGACGACAAGGCCGACGTGACCGCCCGCATCCAGGCGCTGGAGGCGTGGCTGGCGACGCTCGACGGCAGACGCCCGCCGTTCACGATCGTCTTCCTCTCCGACCCCGCAGAGGAGATCGGCAGCCCCGGCCTGGCCGAGGCGCTCGCGGCGAACGCGAGCAGCCTGCGCGGCGACGCCTGCCTGTGGGAGAGCTTCCTGCGCGACGACGACGGGCGGCCCGGGATCGGCTTCGGCTGTCGCGGCAACCTCGAGGTCAGACTCGACCTGCGGCTGCTGAAGGCCGATCAGCACACGGCGTTCGCGTCGATCGTCCGCTCGGCGCCGCTGGAGCTGATGCGCGCGGTCGCCTCGATGACCGACGGCGACGGCCGCGTGACGATCGACGGCTTCCACGACGGTGTTCGCGCCGCGACACCCGAGCAGGCGGCGGCCGCCGCGCGGATCCCGCTGCCGACCGCGGCCGTCACACGCGAGGACACCGATGCGCGCCCGTACTGGCGCGCGGAGGAGGCGGAGCTGCGCCGGCGGCTCGTGTTCGAGCCGTCGCTGTCGGTCTCGCAGTTCGTCGTCGGCGCCGACGGCGTCGGCTCGGTGCCGGCGGCGGCGAGCGTGACGCTGCGCTTCAGCCTCGTGCCCGACCAACAGCCCGACCGCGCGCTCGACGCGATCGAGACGCACCTCGCCGCGCACGGCTTCGGCGACGTCGAGGTCGTCGGCGGCCGGCGCATCCTGCCGGCCGCCTCGCCGCTCGACACGCCGTTCGCGCACGCGACGATCGAGGCGGCGCGCGACGTCTTCGGCGAGCCGGTCGTCTACCCGGTCCTGATCGGCGCCGGCCCGGGGCGGATGGTGCTCGACGAGCTGGGCGCGCCGGTCGTCTCGCCCGCGGGGACGCTGCGGCCGGACGGCAACATGCACGGTCCCGACGAGCACGGCGCGATCGCCGACTACCTCGACCACGTGCGCTTCACCGCGCGCCTGTTCGAGCGGCTCGCCGAGCGCGGCTTCTAG
- a CDS encoding SRPBCC family protein, which translates to MARNEIVVHVSPDRVFDVLSDPRAYARWVVGSQAIRRADPDWPAPGSSFDHAVGVGPLRIKDHSSVLERDRPRRLRLLVMARPLSRAFVTLTLHREGSGTRVELEEIAADTRSRLLFNPLTDPLVGLRNRQSLRRLKRIAEGDERIPPGELPPRGSAEEASVTASSKPA; encoded by the coding sequence ATGGCCCGCAACGAGATCGTCGTCCACGTTTCGCCCGACCGCGTCTTCGACGTGCTGTCGGACCCGCGCGCCTACGCACGCTGGGTCGTCGGCTCGCAGGCGATCCGCAGGGCCGACCCCGACTGGCCGGCTCCCGGCAGCTCGTTCGACCACGCCGTCGGCGTCGGGCCGCTGCGGATCAAGGACCACTCCAGCGTGCTGGAGCGCGACCGTCCGCGCAGGCTCAGACTGCTCGTGATGGCGCGACCGCTGTCGAGGGCGTTCGTCACGCTGACGCTCCACCGCGAGGGCAGCGGCACGCGCGTCGAGCTGGAGGAGATCGCCGCCGACACGCGCAGCCGGCTGCTGTTCAACCCGCTCACGGATCCGCTCGTCGGGCTGCGCAACCGGCAGTCGCTGCGGCGCCTGAAGCGGATCGCAGAGGGCGACGAGCGGATTCCTCCGGGCGAGCTGCCGCCGCGCGGGAGCGCCGAGGAGGCGTCGGTGACCGCCAGCAGCAAGCCCGCGTAG
- a CDS encoding collagen-like triple helix repeat-containing protein, translating into MKRMTLAAAVVTGVVALLFTALPASAVKLITGADIKDGSITRRDVRRASLTLDRLSGPTQRLILTRGARGATGARGATGSKGATGARGATGARGSAGPRGATGATGPAGPAGVSGYQIVQRTSTSVVGATQTVVVACPTGKVAIGGGGQPVNADAAITGSFPAGNASWTVTARQLAGSDAWSLNAFAICANAGS; encoded by the coding sequence ATGAAGCGCATGACACTCGCCGCAGCCGTTGTCACGGGCGTCGTCGCCCTGCTCTTCACGGCGCTGCCGGCGAGCGCGGTGAAGCTGATCACCGGGGCAGACATCAAGGACGGCTCGATCACCCGCAGAGACGTGCGCAGAGCATCGCTGACGCTCGACCGCCTCTCCGGCCCGACGCAGAGACTGATCCTGACGCGCGGCGCGAGGGGTGCGACCGGCGCCAGAGGCGCGACCGGTTCCAAGGGCGCGACGGGAGCGCGCGGCGCGACCGGCGCGCGCGGCTCGGCCGGCCCGCGCGGCGCGACGGGCGCGACCGGTCCTGCGGGCCCCGCCGGCGTCAGCGGTTACCAGATCGTCCAGAGAACCAGCACGAGCGTGGTGGGCGCGACGCAGACCGTCGTGGTTGCGTGCCCGACCGGGAAGGTCGCGATCGGCGGCGGCGGGCAGCCGGTCAACGCCGACGCCGCGATCACGGGCAGCTTCCCGGCCGGCAACGCGAGCTGGACGGTCACCGCGAGACAGCTCGCCGGCAGCGACGCGTGGTCGCTGAACGCCTTCGCGATCTGCGCGAACGCGGGGTCGTAG
- a CDS encoding FadR/GntR family transcriptional regulator yields MAGPDIKIQKLGDQILRIIVTRIVNGELAPGDSAPSEFEICGEFGVSKTVAREMMGTLVNKRLVLVRQGRKPEVRPAAEWDVFDPLILELQQDERVVAQIVSQMQDVRTILEPEIAARAAADITDEQLAQVRAAYERMLALAGSPDRFLADVEFHVALAAATDNRILTHIMESMRDLMRVSVRQRAGLDTRVFESGGRDVHKEILEALEARDPDAARDAMRAHMLLAKRARADRSTR; encoded by the coding sequence ATGGCAGGGCCCGACATCAAGATCCAGAAGCTCGGCGACCAGATCCTGCGGATCATCGTCACGCGCATCGTCAACGGCGAGCTCGCGCCCGGTGACAGCGCGCCGTCGGAGTTCGAGATCTGCGGCGAGTTCGGCGTCTCCAAGACGGTCGCCCGCGAGATGATGGGCACGCTCGTCAACAAGCGACTCGTGCTCGTCCGCCAGGGCCGCAAGCCGGAGGTGCGCCCCGCCGCCGAGTGGGACGTCTTCGACCCGCTGATCCTCGAGCTCCAGCAGGACGAGCGCGTCGTCGCGCAGATCGTCTCCCAGATGCAGGACGTGCGCACGATCCTGGAGCCGGAGATCGCCGCACGCGCCGCCGCCGACATCACCGACGAGCAGCTCGCACAGGTGCGCGCCGCGTACGAGAGAATGCTCGCGCTCGCCGGCAGCCCGGACCGCTTCCTCGCCGACGTCGAGTTCCACGTCGCGCTCGCGGCGGCGACCGACAACCGCATCCTCACGCACATCATGGAGTCGATGCGCGACCTGATGCGCGTCAGCGTACGCCAGCGCGCCGGCCTCGACACGAGAGTGTTCGAGTCCGGCGGGCGCGACGTCCACAAGGAGATCCTCGAGGCGCTGGAGGCGCGCGACCCCGACGCCGCGCGCGACGCGATGCGCGCGCACATGCTGCTCGCCAAGCGCGCCCGGGCCGATCGCAGCACCCGATAG
- the aqpZ gene encoding aquaporin Z, with the protein MALKRGIAEALGTFVLVFGGVGAAVIAGDRIGYLGVAFAFGLSLLAMAYAVGPVSGCHINPAVTLGLLARGKIDGAEAVRYWVAQIVGAIVAAGVLLVIVKGRAGGYDAGAEGLGANGFGAHSPGDYPWGAAFAAEVVLTAFLVFTVLAATDRIAAVAFAGIPIGLVLVLIHLVGIPIDNTSVNPARSIGPAIFVGGWALEQLWLFIVAPLVGALLAAGLHIVLFSDEVPVPAGESAVAAEPV; encoded by the coding sequence GTGGCTTTGAAGCGTGGGATCGCGGAGGCGCTGGGCACCTTCGTGCTCGTGTTCGGCGGGGTGGGAGCGGCGGTGATCGCCGGCGACAGAATCGGCTATCTCGGCGTGGCGTTCGCGTTCGGCCTCTCGCTGCTGGCGATGGCCTACGCGGTCGGGCCGGTGTCCGGCTGTCACATCAACCCGGCGGTGACGCTCGGGCTGCTCGCGCGCGGGAAGATCGACGGCGCCGAGGCGGTCCGCTACTGGGTGGCGCAGATCGTCGGCGCGATCGTCGCGGCAGGGGTGCTGCTCGTGATCGTGAAGGGCCGCGCAGGCGGCTACGACGCCGGCGCCGAGGGCCTCGGCGCCAACGGCTTCGGCGCGCACTCACCGGGCGACTACCCGTGGGGCGCGGCGTTCGCGGCCGAGGTCGTGCTGACGGCGTTCCTCGTCTTCACCGTGCTGGCGGCGACCGACCGGATCGCGGCCGTCGCGTTCGCCGGCATCCCGATCGGTCTCGTGCTCGTGCTGATCCACCTCGTCGGGATCCCGATCGACAACACGTCGGTCAACCCGGCGCGCTCGATCGGTCCGGCGATCTTCGTCGGCGGCTGGGCGCTGGAGCAGCTGTGGCTGTTCATCGTCGCGCCGCTCGTCGGAGCGCTGCTGGCGGCCGGTCTGCACATCGTGCTGTTCAGCGACGAGGTCCCGGTGCCGGCCGGCGAGTCGGCCGTCGCAGCCGAGCCTGTCTGA